From a region of the Geothrix sp. 21YS21S-2 genome:
- a CDS encoding IS701 family transposase, protein MVETAESRARFDAYAGLLAKAAGHADRREPMALYCQGLILPGDRKSVEPMAARLDPVHVQARHQSLHHLVAQAGWSDDAVLRVARDYAREAMEIQGPIEAWIVDDTGFPKKGTHSVGVAHQYCGPFGKTSNCQCAVSLSMASRWSSVPVAFRLYLPEAWAKDMERRAEAGVPEAVVFQPKWQIALALIDGQRTDKEPDLPVLADAGYGDIFGFREGLTERHLVYAVGVSKTTTVWANGNGPLPPRKPGGKGHPAKRLRRDDEHQPETVKALAEALPKAAWAKVPWGEGTRGIMESRFAALRVRPAHRDNTRAEMHPEEWLLIEWPESEQEPTKYWFSTLPEATPLRQLVRVTKLRWRIERDYQEMKDELGLDHYEGRGWRGFHHHLSLCAATYAFIVAERSRLSPPTIQSIFGFIHAPPQPAPLPRGHRALPP, encoded by the coding sequence ATGGTTGAGACTGCCGAAAGCCGTGCGCGTTTCGATGCCTACGCCGGATTACTGGCGAAGGCGGCCGGCCATGCCGATCGCCGTGAGCCAATGGCGCTCTATTGCCAGGGTTTGATCCTGCCCGGGGATCGAAAAAGCGTTGAGCCGATGGCAGCGCGGTTGGACCCGGTGCACGTCCAGGCCCGGCACCAATCCTTGCACCACCTGGTGGCTCAAGCGGGTTGGAGTGATGACGCGGTTCTCCGGGTGGCCCGGGACTATGCTCGCGAAGCCATGGAGATCCAGGGGCCGATTGAAGCCTGGATTGTCGATGACACAGGTTTCCCCAAAAAGGGGACGCACTCGGTTGGCGTGGCCCATCAGTATTGCGGGCCATTCGGAAAGACCTCCAATTGCCAATGCGCCGTGAGCTTGTCCATGGCCTCCCGCTGGAGCAGCGTGCCCGTGGCGTTCCGGTTGTATCTTCCGGAGGCCTGGGCCAAGGACATGGAACGCCGTGCCGAGGCCGGTGTTCCCGAGGCGGTTGTCTTTCAGCCCAAATGGCAAATTGCGCTCGCCCTCATTGATGGTCAGCGCACGGACAAGGAACCTGACCTGCCCGTGCTGGCTGATGCGGGCTACGGCGACATTTTCGGTTTCAGGGAAGGGTTGACGGAACGGCACCTCGTCTACGCAGTGGGGGTCAGCAAAACCACGACCGTCTGGGCGAACGGCAATGGGCCGCTGCCCCCCAGAAAACCCGGCGGAAAGGGACATCCGGCCAAGAGACTGAGGAGGGATGATGAGCATCAGCCCGAGACGGTCAAAGCCCTGGCGGAGGCCCTGCCCAAGGCCGCCTGGGCGAAGGTGCCGTGGGGAGAGGGAACCCGGGGCATCATGGAATCCCGGTTCGCGGCGCTGCGCGTTCGTCCCGCTCATCGAGACAACACTCGAGCGGAAATGCACCCGGAGGAGTGGTTGTTGATTGAGTGGCCCGAATCCGAGCAGGAGCCCACCAAGTATTGGTTTTCGACCCTGCCAGAGGCCACGCCACTCCGGCAATTGGTCCGGGTCACGAAACTGCGCTGGCGGATCGAGCGGGACTACCAGGAGATGAAAGACGAACTCGGCCTGGACCACTATGAGGGCCGTGGATGGCGGGGATTCCACCATCACTTGAGTCTATGCGCCGCCACGTATGCCTTCATTGTGGCGGAACGAAGCCGCCTTTCCCCCCCTACGATCCAATCCATCTTTGGCTTCATTCACGCACCACCCCAGCCCGCCCCCCTTCCCAGAGGACACCGCGCCCTTCCGCCCTGA
- a CDS encoding GxxExxY protein, with product MGRHWGEDWGDNYPHRDITEAIILAAIRVQIVLGPGLLENAYKACLAHELRLAGHEALREVHLDITYKELCVENAYIMDIVVDHKVVVEAKAIAKFSDADFAQLNSCLHFANFEVGLLINFHNWPLKDGGIKRLVNTKP from the coding sequence ATGGGTCGGCATTGGGGCGAAGATTGGGGCGACAACTATCCCCATCGAGATATCACCGAAGCCATCATCCTCGCTGCCATCAGGGTGCAGATAGTTCTGGGGCCTGGACTCCTGGAAAATGCCTACAAGGCTTGCCTCGCCCATGAACTCAGGTTGGCCGGACACGAGGCCCTACGCGAGGTTCACCTCGACATCACCTACAAGGAATTGTGCGTCGAGAATGCCTACATCATGGATATCGTGGTGGACCACAAGGTGGTCGTCGAGGCGAAGGCCATTGCGAAGTTTTCGGATGCCGACTTCGCCCAACTGAATAGCTGCCTCCACTTTGCAAATTTCGAAGTGGGCCTGCTGATCAATTTTCATAACTGGCCCCTCAAGGATGGGGGCATCAAGCGACTCGTCAACACCAAGCCCTGA
- a CDS encoding IS630 family transposase, whose translation MARSRTLPARSVLRAKIVLHRASGESFRDIGQALGCDHRTAWQCLKRWEEAGFDGLERERPGRGRKSWVIALKGQEVLHKTTQEQPVNATHWSRASMAQATGVSESTVGRIWRQNGLKPHRTVGFKLSNDPHFEEKLVDIVALYLDPPEHAIVLSVDEKSQIQALDRTQPGLPMKKGRCGTMTHDYKRNGTTTLFAAMNTLDGTVISATMPRHRHEEWLKFLKRLERGTSKRLALHIICDNYATHKHPAVKSWLKGHSRVHVHFTPTSSSWLNMVERFFRDITENRIRRGIFRSVPELEAAIHTYIARHNAAPKPFVWTASANDILAKVTRARQALAAIRTASAKG comes from the coding sequence ATGGCGCGGAGCCGGACCTTGCCTGCGCGCAGCGTCCTGCGGGCCAAGATTGTTCTTCATCGAGCTTCTGGCGAGTCCTTTCGTGACATCGGCCAGGCTTTGGGCTGTGATCATCGGACTGCTTGGCAATGCCTCAAGCGATGGGAGGAAGCGGGCTTCGATGGCCTCGAGAGGGAACGCCCAGGTCGAGGCCGGAAGTCTTGGGTGATTGCTTTGAAGGGGCAAGAGGTGCTCCATAAGACGACGCAGGAACAGCCCGTCAATGCCACGCACTGGAGCCGGGCCTCCATGGCGCAGGCCACCGGGGTGAGCGAGAGCACGGTGGGACGCATTTGGCGTCAGAATGGCCTCAAGCCGCACCGCACCGTTGGTTTCAAGTTAAGCAACGATCCTCATTTCGAAGAGAAGTTGGTGGACATCGTGGCCCTGTATCTGGACCCTCCGGAGCATGCCATCGTGCTGAGCGTAGATGAGAAGAGCCAGATTCAGGCCCTGGACCGGACTCAGCCTGGCCTACCGATGAAGAAGGGTCGCTGCGGCACCATGACGCACGACTACAAGCGCAATGGAACGACCACCCTCTTTGCGGCCATGAACACGCTGGATGGTACGGTGATCTCGGCCACGATGCCACGTCATCGCCATGAGGAGTGGCTGAAGTTCCTCAAGCGGCTTGAGCGGGGTACGTCGAAGCGACTCGCTCTGCACATCATTTGCGACAACTACGCCACCCACAAACATCCGGCGGTCAAAAGCTGGTTGAAAGGCCATTCGAGGGTCCACGTTCACTTCACCCCCACCAGTTCATCGTGGTTGAACATGGTGGAGCGATTTTTCCGAGACATCACGGAGAACCGCATCCGAAGGGGTATTTTCAGATCCGTCCCGGAACTCGAAGCAGCGATCCACACCTATATCGCGAGACACAATGCCGCTCCGAAACCATTTGTTTGGACCGCGTCCGCGAACGATATCCTCGCCAAGGTGACACGAGCACGGCAGGCCCTCGCGGCCATTCGGACGGCCTCTGCCAAGGGTTGA
- a CDS encoding C45 family peptidase: protein MRMRMLLAFACVPLLAAPLTDAQKALCAKGSRFERAGWIYLHLEGGPRARGFQHGYLLAREIEGGINSIRKGWERQTATPWAGLVEKARAFFVPGIDPENLEELAGMAEGLGAAGVATTRDELAVYNGSTELSGYWWPQELARIRDAKPEPHVKESCSAFIAIGSYTAGGGLVMGHNNMSGYQDPQTNLVLDIVPDKGHRILMQGVPGWIHSGTDFFVTDAGLVGTETTIGDFQPYEAGGIPEFARMRRATQYADGIDSWCAVMKTGNNGGYANAWLLGDINRKEIARLELGLRYVGFERKTDGFFTGSNIAEDPRILRFETTTRETDINASKVARRLRWRQLMAQHRGKIDVTLAKAFEADHWDVSRREEHPGGRTLCGHFELEAESPGDAPFDPSGTTDGKVLDAAMARRMAFAGRFGSACGMPFDAPKFLADHPQFEWLTGIMPSRPTQPWVEFKAGETR from the coding sequence ATGAGAATGCGCATGCTGCTGGCTTTCGCCTGCGTCCCGCTCCTGGCGGCGCCGCTCACCGACGCCCAGAAGGCGCTCTGCGCCAAGGGGAGCCGCTTCGAGCGGGCCGGCTGGATCTACCTGCACCTGGAGGGCGGGCCCCGGGCCCGGGGCTTCCAGCACGGGTACCTGCTGGCGCGCGAGATCGAGGGGGGCATCAACTCCATCCGGAAGGGCTGGGAGCGCCAGACCGCCACCCCCTGGGCGGGCCTGGTGGAGAAGGCCAGGGCGTTCTTCGTGCCCGGCATCGACCCCGAGAACCTCGAGGAGCTCGCCGGCATGGCCGAGGGGCTCGGGGCGGCGGGCGTCGCCACCACCCGGGACGAGCTCGCCGTCTACAACGGCTCCACGGAACTCTCCGGCTACTGGTGGCCCCAGGAGCTGGCCCGCATCCGCGACGCGAAGCCCGAGCCGCACGTTAAGGAATCCTGCAGCGCCTTCATCGCCATAGGTTCCTACACCGCCGGCGGCGGGCTCGTCATGGGCCACAACAACATGAGCGGGTACCAGGACCCCCAGACCAACCTGGTGCTGGACATCGTGCCCGACAAGGGCCACCGCATCCTCATGCAGGGCGTCCCGGGCTGGATCCACAGCGGCACCGACTTCTTCGTCACGGACGCGGGGCTCGTGGGCACGGAGACCACCATCGGCGACTTCCAGCCCTACGAGGCCGGCGGGATCCCGGAATTCGCCCGCATGCGCCGCGCCACGCAGTACGCCGACGGCATCGACAGCTGGTGCGCGGTCATGAAGACCGGCAACAACGGCGGCTACGCCAACGCGTGGCTGCTGGGCGACATCAACCGCAAGGAGATCGCGCGCCTGGAGCTGGGCCTGCGCTACGTGGGCTTCGAGCGGAAGACGGACGGCTTCTTCACCGGCTCCAACATCGCCGAGGATCCGCGGATCCTGCGCTTCGAGACCACCACCCGGGAGACCGACATCAACGCGTCCAAGGTGGCCCGGCGCCTTCGGTGGCGCCAGCTCATGGCCCAGCACCGGGGGAAGATCGACGTTACCCTCGCCAAGGCCTTCGAGGCGGACCACTGGGACGTCTCGCGCCGGGAGGAGCACCCCGGGGGCCGCACCCTCTGCGGCCACTTCGAGCTGGAAGCCGAGTCCCCGGGGGATGCGCCCTTCGATCCCTCGGGCACCACCGACGGCAAGGTCCTGGACGCGGCCATGGCCCGGCGGATGGCCTTCGCCGGGCGCTTCGGCAGCGCCTGCGGCATGCCCTTCGACGCGCCGAAATTCCTGGCGGACCACCCGCAGTTCGAATGGCTGACGGGTATCATGCCCAGCCGCCCCACCCAGCCCTGGGTGGAGTTCAAGGCCGGCGAGACGCGCTAG
- a CDS encoding DNA translocase FtsK 4TM domain-containing protein, translated as MGRILLRVLAGAFALVMGLSLLSYHPLDPHPFSQGGVGMPINNLCGTFGALLAGTLQTLVGAGSWLVPAYILWECFPSGATLWPRRIAWAALALSVWTLLGGLGPRLWHGDASQVIALRWGGWLGQTLWPPCRRLLGPVGLPLVLALLIALAVMLLAPVLARSAGNVVAGWLGKSALPWFKPLPAKGARKFIEMIRRPFLRVSAQRDVPDLDAQDALDMARESERHRQEQEGIDAMARAVEASASYRKNNRGGDLDLPVIHSLHLDVGPEDIPEDPAILIAERYGTPAEPLPPPLLLRNLPPPPPPKAPLVAPKVEKDAYGRVMEQQPLGLTEPTPVHPLPSLPAPRPKPKPAPSKPAAQKPAPEEDAGPGIVDRLELPPRRLFDPPQAEHRQDMALLEATRALVQAKFTEFKVKGTVTGLQPGPVVTVYEFQPDPGVPVAKVLSMEEDLALGLQAEKVRIDRIPGRNLVGIEVPNRHREVISFREVVDSPAFRDPSQKDARSLLTLALGKDMAGHPVVADLAKMPHLLIGGSTGSGKSVGVNAMICSLLLRAMPSEVKLILVDPKMVELGIYEDIPHLWAPVVTDMKEAGRVLKWVVSQMEDRYKRLALLSVRNLEGFNAKVVEAGGQIDISDRTPNPRWPERPPVLEHLPYVVVVIDELADLMMVCRAEVEESIARIAQKARAVGIHLILATQRPSVDIVTGVIKANLPSRLSYRVNTKIDSRTILDSGGGEQLLGKGDALFLAPGNARPKRIHAPLLTEEETLRLVEWLKERGRPDYNRALLCAMETEDELALGGTEEVASAGDDIYDRAVAVVKRERKASTSLLQRKLNIGYGRAARIIDRMEDEGIIGGDRGAGKPREVLAGEE; from the coding sequence ATGGGCAGGATCCTGCTCAGAGTTCTGGCAGGGGCCTTCGCCCTGGTGATGGGTCTGTCCCTCCTGAGCTACCATCCGCTGGATCCCCACCCCTTCTCCCAGGGCGGCGTCGGCATGCCCATCAACAACCTGTGCGGCACCTTCGGGGCCCTTCTCGCCGGGACGCTGCAGACCCTGGTGGGCGCGGGCTCCTGGCTCGTGCCGGCGTACATCCTCTGGGAATGCTTCCCCTCGGGCGCCACGCTCTGGCCCCGGCGCATCGCCTGGGCCGCCCTGGCGCTCTCCGTGTGGACGCTCCTCGGGGGTCTGGGGCCCCGCCTCTGGCACGGGGACGCCTCGCAGGTCATCGCGCTGCGCTGGGGAGGCTGGCTGGGGCAGACCCTTTGGCCCCCCTGCCGCAGGCTGCTGGGGCCCGTGGGGCTCCCGCTGGTGCTGGCGCTGCTCATCGCGCTGGCCGTGATGCTCCTGGCGCCGGTGCTGGCGCGGAGCGCCGGGAACGTGGTCGCGGGCTGGCTCGGGAAGAGCGCCCTGCCCTGGTTCAAGCCGCTGCCCGCGAAGGGCGCGCGCAAGTTCATCGAGATGATCAGGCGCCCCTTCCTGCGCGTGTCGGCCCAGCGCGACGTGCCGGACCTGGACGCCCAGGACGCGCTCGACATGGCCCGGGAATCGGAACGCCACCGGCAGGAGCAGGAGGGCATCGACGCCATGGCCCGCGCCGTGGAGGCTTCGGCCTCCTACCGCAAGAACAACCGCGGCGGGGACCTGGACCTCCCCGTCATCCATTCGCTGCACCTGGACGTGGGCCCCGAGGACATCCCCGAGGATCCGGCGATCCTCATCGCCGAGCGGTACGGAACCCCGGCCGAACCCCTTCCGCCCCCCCTGCTCCTGCGCAACCTGCCCCCCCCGCCCCCGCCCAAGGCCCCCCTGGTGGCCCCCAAGGTGGAGAAGGACGCCTACGGCCGCGTGATGGAGCAGCAGCCCCTGGGCCTCACCGAGCCCACCCCGGTGCACCCCCTGCCGTCCCTGCCCGCGCCCAGGCCCAAGCCCAAGCCCGCCCCGTCCAAGCCGGCCGCGCAAAAGCCCGCGCCCGAGGAGGATGCGGGGCCCGGAATCGTGGACCGCCTGGAACTCCCGCCCAGGCGCCTCTTCGACCCGCCCCAGGCCGAGCACCGCCAGGACATGGCCCTGCTGGAGGCGACGCGGGCCCTGGTGCAGGCCAAGTTCACCGAGTTCAAGGTCAAGGGCACGGTCACCGGCCTCCAGCCGGGTCCGGTGGTGACGGTCTACGAGTTCCAGCCGGATCCCGGCGTTCCCGTGGCCAAGGTGCTGAGCATGGAGGAGGACCTGGCCCTGGGCCTCCAGGCCGAGAAGGTCCGCATCGACCGCATCCCGGGCCGCAACCTGGTGGGCATCGAAGTGCCCAACCGCCACCGGGAGGTCATCAGCTTTCGGGAGGTGGTGGACAGCCCGGCCTTCCGCGACCCCTCCCAGAAGGACGCCCGCAGCCTGCTGACGCTGGCCCTGGGCAAGGACATGGCGGGCCACCCCGTGGTGGCCGACCTCGCCAAGATGCCCCACCTGCTCATCGGCGGCTCCACCGGCAGCGGCAAGAGCGTGGGCGTCAACGCCATGATCTGCTCCCTCCTGCTCCGGGCCATGCCCAGCGAGGTCAAGCTCATCCTGGTGGACCCCAAGATGGTGGAGCTGGGCATCTACGAGGACATCCCGCACCTGTGGGCCCCGGTGGTCACCGACATGAAGGAGGCCGGCCGCGTCCTGAAGTGGGTGGTGTCCCAGATGGAGGACCGCTACAAGCGCCTGGCCCTGCTGTCGGTGCGCAATCTCGAGGGCTTCAACGCCAAGGTCGTGGAGGCCGGAGGCCAGATCGACATCAGCGACCGCACCCCGAACCCGCGCTGGCCCGAGCGGCCCCCGGTGCTGGAGCACCTGCCGTACGTGGTGGTGGTCATCGACGAGCTGGCCGACCTCATGATGGTCTGCCGCGCCGAAGTGGAGGAGAGCATCGCCCGCATCGCCCAGAAGGCCCGGGCCGTGGGCATCCACCTCATCCTCGCCACCCAGCGCCCCTCCGTGGACATCGTCACCGGCGTGATCAAGGCCAACCTCCCCAGCCGCCTGAGCTACCGCGTGAACACGAAGATCGACAGCCGCACCATCCTGGATTCGGGCGGCGGCGAGCAGCTGCTGGGCAAGGGCGACGCCCTCTTCCTGGCCCCCGGCAACGCGCGCCCCAAGCGCATCCACGCGCCGCTGCTCACCGAGGAGGAGACGCTGCGCCTGGTGGAGTGGCTCAAGGAGCGGGGGCGCCCCGACTACAACCGGGCCCTGCTCTGCGCCATGGAGACCGAGGACGAACTGGCCCTGGGCGGCACGGAGGAGGTGGCGTCCGCCGGCGACGACATCTACGACCGGGCGGTGGCGGTGGTCAAGCGCGAGCGCAAGGCCTCCACGAGCCTGCTCCAGCGCAAGCTGAACATCGGCTACGGCCGCGCGGCCCGCATCATCGACCGCATGGAGGACGAGGGCATCATCGGCGGTGACCGCGGCGCCGGCAAGCCCAGGGAAGTGCTCGCAGGGGAGGAATGA
- a CDS encoding polysaccharide deacetylase family protein: protein MRGGPASGCLRLAPVLAGLALLHCRREPPPPPPPPAPSMALVLDPWSWHFVGGLVVITGEVEDPVEVTLKGTTLNETRSLPFGPVRWELLRPPPGEVAELRAGGKLLMKFEFDKTPPPRTRAAAPVPIPEAAPQRSGPPPAPGRPAAAPVAPPPEALPTPARPAARQEPARPVPTPAQPPASTPGAASARPPVRPEPARPTPFPVQPPLSVSGGGAQRSQVPPPPRPQAVPVAPPQEKPSPVRSTGTLPARPMPTQQAPPAPAPAPRPAAPTQAPPAQPPPPRPRLEPPPNPKVPPRVAPAPVIVARSTSNVPATPSPSARPAVPPPVKLPEASAWPGAGEGANVLRGPKGDRRICMTFDGGSTSEVALDVLDALKARNIRTTIFLTGDFIRKYPDLVRRIDRDGHEIGNHTLTHPHMAPGMRRDPRWTRERVQQELLDADRALFRLLGRPMDPVWRAPYGEHTAEIRKWAEELGYRHVGWSEGADTLDWATVKERRLYRTGNAILDKLRARMEKQDGDGLIVLMHLGSGRPSGDRPGQVLGPFLDRALQDGWHFVPIGDYVKGLGKPRWEPVRRVALLR from the coding sequence GTGAGGGGCGGGCCGGCCTCCGGCTGCCTGCGCCTCGCGCCGGTCCTTGCGGGGCTGGCCCTGCTCCATTGCCGCCGGGAGCCGCCTCCGCCGCCGCCCCCTCCGGCCCCGTCCATGGCCCTGGTGCTGGACCCCTGGAGCTGGCACTTCGTGGGTGGCCTGGTGGTGATCACCGGCGAGGTGGAGGATCCCGTGGAGGTGACCCTCAAGGGCACCACCCTGAACGAGACCCGGTCCCTGCCCTTCGGCCCCGTGCGCTGGGAGCTGCTCCGGCCGCCCCCGGGCGAGGTCGCCGAGCTGCGGGCAGGCGGCAAGCTGCTGATGAAATTCGAGTTCGACAAGACGCCTCCGCCCCGGACCCGGGCGGCCGCGCCGGTGCCCATCCCCGAGGCCGCGCCCCAGCGGTCCGGCCCGCCCCCGGCTCCGGGCCGCCCCGCCGCGGCCCCCGTGGCTCCGCCCCCCGAGGCCCTTCCAACCCCTGCCCGGCCCGCGGCCCGGCAGGAACCTGCCCGTCCGGTTCCCACCCCGGCGCAGCCGCCCGCGTCCACGCCCGGTGCGGCCTCGGCCAGGCCGCCTGTACGCCCGGAACCCGCCCGTCCGACCCCCTTCCCCGTCCAGCCTCCCCTTTCCGTGTCCGGAGGCGGCGCCCAACGTTCCCAGGTCCCGCCGCCGCCCCGCCCCCAGGCCGTGCCGGTGGCTCCGCCCCAGGAGAAGCCCTCCCCCGTCCGCTCCACGGGAACCCTTCCTGCCCGGCCCATGCCGACCCAGCAGGCGCCCCCGGCTCCCGCGCCCGCACCCAGGCCCGCCGCGCCCACCCAGGCCCCGCCCGCGCAGCCCCCGCCGCCCAGGCCCCGCCTGGAGCCGCCGCCGAACCCCAAGGTGCCGCCCCGCGTGGCCCCGGCCCCGGTGATCGTCGCCCGTTCCACCTCCAACGTGCCCGCCACGCCCTCCCCCTCGGCCAGGCCCGCGGTGCCTCCCCCGGTGAAGCTCCCTGAAGCCTCCGCCTGGCCCGGGGCGGGCGAAGGCGCCAACGTCCTCCGAGGTCCCAAGGGGGACCGCCGCATCTGCATGACCTTCGACGGGGGCTCCACCTCCGAAGTGGCGCTGGACGTGCTGGACGCCCTCAAGGCCCGCAACATCCGCACGACGATCTTCCTCACGGGCGACTTCATCCGCAAATACCCGGACCTGGTGCGGCGCATCGACCGGGACGGCCACGAGATCGGCAACCACACCCTCACCCACCCGCACATGGCCCCCGGCATGCGCCGCGATCCAAGGTGGACCCGCGAGCGCGTCCAGCAGGAGCTGCTGGACGCGGACCGGGCCCTGTTCCGCCTGCTGGGGCGGCCCATGGACCCCGTCTGGCGCGCGCCCTACGGGGAGCACACGGCCGAGATCCGGAAGTGGGCCGAGGAGCTGGGCTACCGCCACGTGGGCTGGAGCGAGGGCGCCGACACGCTGGACTGGGCCACGGTCAAGGAACGCAGGCTCTACCGCACCGGCAACGCCATCCTGGACAAGCTGCGGGCGCGCATGGAGAAGCAGGACGGGGACGGGCTCATCGTGCTCATGCACCTGGGTTCCGGCAGGCCCAGCGGCGACCGCCCGGGCCAGGTGCTGGGGCCCTTCCTGGACCGGGCCCTCCAGGACGGCTGGCACTTCGTCCCCATCGGCGACTACGTGAAGGGCCTCGGCAAACCCAGGTGGGAACCCGTCCGGCGCGTGGCCCTCCTGCGCTAG
- a CDS encoding 6-carboxytetrahydropterin synthase: MGTFLQSVRRPFVADHFHDLPGFVEARHGHNWEAEVACAAGEDPGPALDAWVARMDYSLLNQQETLAGRNPTAELLAQDLFRCLEAAGLGVARVKVREKANYWASCSREAR; the protein is encoded by the coding sequence ATGGGGACCTTCCTCCAATCCGTCCGCCGGCCCTTCGTGGCCGACCACTTCCACGACCTCCCCGGGTTCGTGGAGGCCCGCCACGGCCACAACTGGGAGGCGGAGGTGGCCTGCGCCGCCGGCGAGGACCCGGGCCCGGCCCTGGACGCCTGGGTGGCCCGCATGGACTATTCGCTCCTGAACCAGCAGGAGACCCTGGCCGGCCGGAATCCCACCGCCGAGCTCCTGGCGCAGGACCTCTTCCGCTGCCTGGAGGCCGCGGGCCTCGGCGTGGCGCGGGTCAAGGTGCGGGAAAAGGCCAACTACTGGGCCTCCTGCTCCCGGGAAGCCCGGTGA
- a CDS encoding protein-disulfide reductase DsbD, with protein sequence MRGLPAFLTALLLMACSAVQAQSLKGFDPERDVQVVLRKGAVVVTVPQGAHLKASFMSVALKEGAKGTLKAGPMPPTREKDELGDGIWHDRVVIPVAGEGLKGDVELVVEYQPCTEGQGGVCFPPTDKVLKVKATEIPALAGKAPAAADPAPVPPAEAKAPAPPAPAPAPAASPAPASRENLFLIFLGVFAAGLLASLTPCVFPMIPITMAVIGAKGGGKARGFALSIALVLGMAVTYTTLGVVAARTGAAFGAFAQRPAFLVPVAVIFGLFALSLFGAFEIRLPDALQQRLQGSGSRKGFLGAFLVGLVLGPLSAPCVGPVIGTVLLAIALKGDVLLGAAELFTFSLGMGVLFVITGTFTAALPRSGDWLEKLKQFMGLLVLGFAVWVVRLILPLWIDFALWSLVLLIAASFLGAFQPAATLAAGVRKGLGILALAIGVLLGVLATAAGLDLKLPAAAAPAAGAAQTWLEQDLEGALAKAKAGNKVVLVDIYADWCAQCKELDENTWPDPAVASWIRENAVAIRIDTDRVRKDLAGKLQIRSYPTVILLDAEGRELRRSMGFQKPGEMLKFLKG encoded by the coding sequence ATGCGCGGGTTGCCAGCATTCCTGACCGCACTGCTGCTCATGGCCTGCAGCGCAGTCCAGGCACAGTCCCTGAAGGGGTTCGATCCCGAGCGGGACGTCCAGGTGGTCCTGCGCAAGGGCGCCGTGGTGGTCACCGTGCCCCAGGGCGCGCACCTCAAGGCCTCCTTCATGTCCGTGGCCCTCAAGGAGGGCGCCAAGGGCACCCTCAAGGCCGGCCCCATGCCTCCGACGAGGGAAAAGGACGAACTGGGCGACGGCATCTGGCACGACCGGGTCGTCATCCCCGTGGCCGGCGAGGGCCTCAAGGGCGACGTGGAGCTGGTGGTGGAGTACCAGCCCTGCACCGAGGGCCAGGGCGGGGTATGCTTCCCGCCCACCGACAAGGTGCTGAAGGTGAAGGCCACGGAGATCCCGGCCCTGGCGGGCAAGGCCCCCGCGGCCGCCGATCCCGCTCCGGTCCCGCCGGCCGAAGCGAAGGCCCCGGCCCCGCCCGCTCCGGCTCCGGCCCCCGCCGCCTCCCCCGCCCCCGCCTCCCGGGAGAACCTCTTCCTGATCTTCCTCGGCGTGTTCGCCGCGGGGCTCCTGGCCTCCCTCACCCCCTGCGTGTTCCCCATGATCCCCATCACCATGGCCGTCATCGGGGCCAAGGGGGGCGGCAAGGCCAGGGGCTTCGCCCTGTCCATCGCCCTCGTCCTGGGCATGGCGGTCACCTACACGACCCTGGGCGTGGTGGCGGCCCGCACCGGCGCGGCCTTCGGCGCCTTCGCCCAGAGGCCGGCCTTCCTCGTCCCGGTGGCCGTCATCTTCGGCCTGTTCGCCCTGAGCCTGTTCGGCGCCTTCGAGATCCGCCTCCCCGACGCCCTCCAGCAGAGGCTCCAGGGCAGCGGCTCCCGCAAGGGCTTCCTGGGCGCGTTCCTGGTCGGACTGGTGCTGGGGCCCCTGTCGGCGCCCTGCGTGGGCCCGGTCATCGGCACCGTGCTCCTGGCCATCGCCCTCAAGGGGGATGTCCTGCTGGGCGCCGCCGAGCTGTTCACGTTCTCGCTGGGCATGGGCGTGCTGTTCGTGATCACGGGCACCTTCACCGCCGCCCTGCCCCGGTCCGGCGACTGGCTGGAGAAGCTCAAGCAGTTCATGGGCCTCCTGGTCCTGGGCTTCGCGGTGTGGGTGGTGCGCCTGATCCTGCCGCTGTGGATCGACTTCGCCCTCTGGAGCCTCGTGCTGCTCATCGCCGCCTCCTTCCTGGGGGCGTTCCAGCCCGCCGCGACCCTCGCCGCCGGGGTGCGCAAGGGCCTGGGCATCCTGGCCCTGGCCATCGGCGTCCTCCTGGGCGTGCTCGCCACGGCCGCGGGCTTGGACCTGAAGCTCCCCGCCGCGGCCGCGCCGGCCGCCGGGGCCGCCCAGACCTGGCTCGAACAGGACCTGGAAGGCGCCCTGGCCAAGGCCAAGGCAGGCAACAAGGTGGTCCTGGTGGACATCTACGCCGACTGGTGCGCCCAGTGCAAGGAACTGGACGAGAACACCTGGCCCGATCCCGCCGTGGCCTCCTGGATCCGGGAGAACGCCGTGGCCATCCGCATCGACACGGACCGGGTCCGCAAGGACCTGGCCGGCAAACTGCAGATCCGCAGCTACCCGACCGTGATCCTGCTCGATGCCGAAGGGCGCGAGCTCCGGCGCTCCATGGGCTTCCAGAAGCCCGGCGAGATGCTGAAGTTCCTCAAGGGCTAG